AAAATTGTAATCGATGTCATTTCGAATGTCACATTGAGCACAGTCGAAATGTACATGAGAAATCTAGATTTCTCAGTCACAAGTTCCTTCGAAATGACAAAGGAGAACAAACCGGGCATATGAAATTAGTAATAATAGATTACGGTGCAGGGAACATTCAAAGCATCCAATTTGCATTTCAGCGACTGGGTGTCGATGCCGTACTGACCCATGACAAGGAAGAAATCATGAAGGCAGATAAAGTCATTTTTCCTGGGGTAGGTGAGGCGAGCAGTGCCATGCAGAAGTTATGCGAAAGCGGTCTCGATAAAATAATTCCCGATTTGAAGCAGCCTGTTCTGGGCATTTGTTTGGGCATGCAGTTGATGTGCAACTCCTCCGAAGAGGGCGATACCAAAGGACTGGGTATTTTTGATACAGAAGTGGTCAAATTTAAGAGCCCCCAACCCCTCAAAGGGGGCTTAAAAGTGCCGCAGATAGGTTGGAACGAAATCAAAAATTTGAAAACGGATTTGTTTCACGGTGTTTCAGAAAATGATTATATCTATTTGGTCCACAGTTATTATGCGCCGATCTGTAACGAAACAATTGCAGTTGCAAACTACGGACTCGATTATAGTGCGGCACTGGCAAAGGACAATTTCTATGGAGTGCAATTTCATCCCGAGAAGAGCAGCAAGGTAGGGGCCAGAATTTTAGATAATTTTTTGAGAATGTAAAAATTTCGTCACCTGAACTTGAATGTTGAGGGAACCCATAAAACATGACATTAAAAAAAAATCAATCAGAATCAGCCGGGTATGGAGTTCCCCCTTTGGGGGCTAGGGGACTTCGGATAATTCCAGCAATAGATATTATCGAGGGTAAGTGTGTACGCCTGACCAAGGGCGACTACGATACCAAAAAGGTGTACAATGAACATCCATTGGAAGTGGCCAAACAGTTTGAGGCACATGGTATTCAATACCTGCATTTGGTTGATTTGGATGGCGCAAAATCGAAGCATATTGTCAACTACAGA
This portion of the Flagellimonas lutaonensis genome encodes:
- the hisH gene encoding imidazole glycerol phosphate synthase subunit HisH, with amino-acid sequence MKLVIIDYGAGNIQSIQFAFQRLGVDAVLTHDKEEIMKADKVIFPGVGEASSAMQKLCESGLDKIIPDLKQPVLGICLGMQLMCNSSEEGDTKGLGIFDTEVVKFKSPQPLKGGLKVPQIGWNEIKNLKTDLFHGVSENDYIYLVHSYYAPICNETIAVANYGLDYSAALAKDNFYGVQFHPEKSSKVGARILDNFLRM